In the Alkaliphilus oremlandii OhILAs genome, one interval contains:
- a CDS encoding ABC transporter ATP-binding protein: protein MIEIREIKKSFNKLEAVKGLSLTIEKGEILGLLGPNGAGKSTTISIISTLLPPTSGDVLYEGKSILKDPRNFRAILGVVPQEIALYPDLTGYENLKFFGKVYGLKGKNLEERIEKVLEIVGLNGRAKEMVKNYSGGMKRRLNIGCSLLHNPKIFIMDEPTVGIDPQSRNHILETVKALREEGMTIIYTSHYMEEVEYLCDRIYIMDHGEIMAAGTKDELKGRIAKEEGIENPTLEDVFLKLTGRTLRD, encoded by the coding sequence TTGATAGAGATTAGGGAAATAAAGAAAAGTTTTAATAAGCTGGAGGCAGTGAAGGGTTTATCTTTAACAATTGAGAAGGGAGAAATTCTAGGATTGTTAGGACCCAATGGAGCGGGGAAATCAACGACAATTTCTATCATATCAACGCTTCTGCCTCCTACTTCTGGGGATGTATTGTACGAGGGAAAGAGCATTTTAAAAGATCCTAGAAATTTCAGAGCCATACTGGGCGTGGTCCCTCAGGAAATCGCCTTGTATCCAGATCTAACAGGCTATGAAAATTTAAAGTTTTTTGGAAAGGTATATGGATTAAAAGGAAAGAACTTGGAAGAGCGAATAGAGAAGGTCTTAGAGATTGTTGGCTTGAATGGTCGCGCGAAGGAAATGGTTAAGAACTATTCCGGGGGCATGAAGAGGCGATTGAATATCGGATGTTCCTTGCTTCATAATCCAAAGATATTTATTATGGATGAACCAACGGTAGGGATCGATCCACAGTCTAGAAACCATATTCTAGAAACTGTAAAAGCTTTAAGGGAGGAAGGAATGACGATCATCTATACCAGTCATTATATGGAGGAAGTAGAGTATTTATGTGATCGGATCTATATCATGGACCACGGTGAAATTATGGCAGCAGGCACTAAAGATGAGCTGAAGGGTAGGATTGCTAAGGAGGAAGGGATAGAAAATCCTACATTAGAGGATGTTTTCTTAAAGCTTACGGGAAGAACCTTAAGGGACTAG
- the rpmE gene encoding 50S ribosomal protein L31 — MKKDIHPVYQEVEVHCACGNNFKTGSTNKEIRVEICSQCHPFFTGKQKNVEKGGRVEKFKKRFGM, encoded by the coding sequence ATGAAGAAAGATATCCATCCAGTATATCAAGAAGTAGAAGTACATTGTGCTTGTGGAAATAACTTTAAAACTGGTTCTACAAACAAAGAAATTAGAGTAGAGATTTGTTCACAATGCCACCCATTCTTTACAGGAAAACAAAAGAATGTTGAAAAAGGCGGACGTGTTGAGAAGTTCAAAAAGAGATTTGGTATGTAA
- a CDS encoding amino acid ABC transporter permease, which yields MTYIYRILPAIASGMFATIEIFIVTLCLSIPLGLVVALGRLSTVKIINRVIQFYILIMRGTPLLLQLVFVFFGLPYVGITLDRKTAALLALTLNYAAYFAEIFRGGIDSINQGQYEAAMVLGFSKYRTIQRIILPQVFKVVLPSVGNEVITLVKDTSLVYVVGLGELLRAGKIAANRDASLLPLVAVGMVYLILISILTEVFKGLERKYSYYR from the coding sequence ATGACGTATATCTATAGGATTTTACCAGCAATCGCGTCGGGCATGTTTGCCACCATAGAGATTTTTATCGTCACCTTATGCCTTTCTATACCTTTGGGTCTCGTGGTTGCCCTAGGAAGGCTTTCAACTGTAAAAATCATCAATAGGGTGATTCAATTTTACATTTTAATTATGAGGGGGACGCCCTTACTGCTGCAACTGGTATTTGTATTCTTTGGTCTTCCCTATGTGGGTATCACCTTAGATCGAAAAACGGCGGCTTTGTTAGCCTTAACATTAAACTATGCCGCCTATTTTGCAGAGATTTTTAGAGGTGGCATCGATTCTATCAACCAAGGGCAGTATGAAGCAGCAATGGTATTGGGTTTCAGTAAATATAGAACCATTCAGAGAATCATTTTGCCACAGGTATTTAAAGTAGTGCTGCCATCCGTTGGGAATGAAGTGATTACCTTAGTTAAGGATACATCTTTAGTATATGTTGTGGGGTTGGGAGAGCTTTTAAGGGCAGGGAAGATCGCTGCCAACAGGGATGCGTCCCTGCTGCCCCTAGTGGCTGTAGGCATGGTGTATTTGATCCTCATTTCTATATTAACGGAGGTATTTAAGGGGCTGGAAAGAAAGTATTCCTATTACAGATAG
- a CDS encoding thymidine kinase, protein MDRKDRAAVYRWDRIVSLDLFFKGAVYMVDFIEYSKGGSIEVIVGPMYAGKSEELMRRVNRCRIANLKVLSFKPAIDNRYSTNHITSHSGKQMECIPVSSPEEILGHLENKDFDVLAIDEVQFLGEDIVKICKDAADMGKRVICSGLDMDFRGEPFQVVPNLMAIAEYVTKLTAVCMKCKVPATRTQRIVNGKPAKYDDPIIMVGAKESYEARCRACHEVIK, encoded by the coding sequence ATGGATAGGAAAGATCGAGCTGCTGTATACCGATGGGACCGTATCGTAAGTTTGGATTTATTTTTTAAGGGGGCAGTTTATATGGTGGATTTTATAGAATATTCTAAGGGTGGAAGTATTGAGGTCATTGTGGGACCCATGTACGCTGGCAAAAGTGAAGAGCTGATGAGGAGAGTAAATCGTTGTAGAATTGCGAATTTAAAAGTGTTATCCTTTAAGCCTGCTATCGATAACCGTTACTCTACGAATCATATTACTTCTCATAGTGGAAAGCAAATGGAATGTATTCCTGTAAGTAGCCCCGAAGAGATTTTAGGCCATTTAGAAAATAAAGACTTTGATGTGCTGGCTATAGATGAAGTTCAATTCTTAGGTGAAGATATCGTTAAAATTTGTAAGGATGCCGCTGATATGGGTAAAAGAGTGATCTGCTCTGGGCTTGACATGGATTTCAGAGGCGAACCGTTCCAAGTAGTACCGAATTTAATGGCAATTGCAGAATATGTAACCAAGCTTACGGCGGTTTGTATGAAGTGTAAGGTACCTGCAACGAGAACGCAAAGAATCGTCAATGGAAAACCAGCTAAGTACGATGATCCGATTATTATGGTAGGTGCCAAAGAAAGCTATGAGGCAAGATGCAGAGCTTGCCATGAAGTCATAAAGTAG
- a CDS encoding undecaprenyl phosphate translocase family protein, which translates to MNLWIKGIILGFVMVMPGMSGGTAFLIFGLYEDLIKDLMKRNIKPYLPLIGGIIAGIFISGMAFGFVFENYRDATVSFLLGCLLASIKSVLYGCPKMNGGFLGIAILGTMIGAVMVGEPLSFGGMEEEVSFLALFIGGALATAAMIIPGIPGSSVLILMGVYDVMFVSINELDIVNLLVFGAGAIMGTVLLLNILSQLYDRYKAKLSYFFAGLILGSSRSMVPSTLSVPIIMVFVIGFALVWFSSNRQGGELEAA; encoded by the coding sequence ATGAACTTGTGGATAAAAGGGATTATATTAGGTTTTGTAATGGTAATGCCCGGCATGAGCGGTGGAACTGCATTTCTTATTTTTGGTTTATATGAAGATTTAATTAAGGATTTAATGAAACGGAACATTAAACCGTATCTCCCTTTGATTGGTGGTATTATTGCCGGAATATTTATTAGTGGCATGGCTTTTGGATTTGTTTTTGAAAATTATCGGGATGCCACGGTTTCGTTTTTGCTGGGATGCTTGTTGGCTTCCATTAAATCTGTACTCTATGGATGCCCCAAAATGAATGGTGGATTTTTAGGTATTGCAATCCTAGGAACGATGATCGGTGCCGTAATGGTAGGAGAGCCTCTATCCTTTGGGGGTATGGAGGAGGAAGTTAGCTTTTTAGCGCTGTTTATTGGGGGCGCATTGGCTACAGCAGCAATGATTATTCCGGGAATCCCTGGCAGCTCCGTTTTAATTTTAATGGGGGTATACGATGTGATGTTTGTTTCTATTAATGAGCTGGATATCGTAAACCTACTGGTCTTTGGAGCAGGTGCGATCATGGGAACCGTTTTATTATTAAATATATTGTCACAACTTTATGATCGATATAAGGCAAAGCTTTCCTACTTTTTTGCTGGTTTAATCCTCGGTTCCTCTCGAAGTATGGTACCTTCAACGTTGAGCGTACCGATCATCATGGTTTTTGTCATAGGATTTGCCTTAGTATGGTTTAGCAGTAATAGGCAAGGGGGAGAGCTTGAAGCTGCTTAG
- the glpX gene encoding class II fructose-bisphosphatase: protein MDRNLAINLARVTEAAALGAAKFMGRGDKIAADQAGVDGMRKMFQTMDIEGLVVIGEGEMDEAPMLYIGEVVGSGCEGASKVDIAVDPVEGTNSVAKGLPNAIAVVAMAPRGCLLNAPDMYMDKIAVGPKAAGKVNINAPVHENLRATAEALNKSISDLTVTMLDRPRHEEIIRQCREAGARIKLFQDGDVAAALATCFDHTGVDILLGSGGAPEGVISAAALKCLGGEFQGKLLPQTDEEIQRCLKMGANIEKVYYIDDLVKGNEVYFAATGISDGELLKGVVYTGNNTAKTHSLVMRSETGTIRFLEAIHKLNKKPKYAY from the coding sequence ATGGATAGAAATTTAGCGATTAACTTAGCAAGAGTAACGGAGGCTGCGGCTTTAGGAGCAGCTAAATTTATGGGTAGAGGAGACAAAATTGCGGCGGACCAAGCGGGTGTGGACGGCATGCGGAAGATGTTCCAAACCATGGATATTGAAGGCCTAGTCGTAATTGGAGAAGGCGAAATGGATGAAGCGCCGATGCTTTATATCGGAGAAGTGGTTGGATCTGGCTGTGAAGGTGCGTCTAAGGTGGATATTGCAGTAGACCCAGTAGAAGGAACAAACTCTGTGGCAAAAGGACTGCCAAATGCTATTGCAGTAGTTGCTATGGCACCAAGAGGATGTCTTTTAAATGCACCGGATATGTATATGGACAAAATAGCTGTTGGACCTAAAGCTGCTGGTAAGGTCAATATTAATGCGCCAGTTCATGAGAACCTAAGGGCTACAGCAGAGGCTTTAAACAAGAGTATTTCAGACTTAACCGTAACGATGCTGGATAGACCGAGACATGAAGAGATCATAAGACAGTGTCGTGAGGCTGGTGCCAGAATCAAACTATTCCAAGATGGAGACGTAGCTGCGGCTTTAGCAACCTGCTTTGACCATACGGGGGTAGATATATTATTAGGGAGTGGTGGCGCTCCAGAAGGTGTAATTTCTGCTGCTGCTTTAAAATGCTTGGGTGGAGAGTTCCAAGGAAAGCTTCTACCACAAACGGATGAAGAGATTCAAAGATGTTTAAAGATGGGTGCAAACATAGAAAAAGTATATTATATCGATGATCTAGTAAAAGGAAATGAGGTTTATTTTGCGGCTACAGGAATTTCAGATGGAGAATTATTAAAAGGTGTTGTCTACACTGGAAATAATACAGCAAAAACCCACTCTTTAGTCATGAGATCGGAAACTGGCACCATTCGTTTTCTAGAAGCAATTCACAAATTAAATAAAAAACCGAAGTATGCATATTAA
- a CDS encoding amino acid ABC transporter substrate-binding protein, giving the protein MKSERMSVKESEKKERGWKGKKYVFLILLMGIMLWTSACGSSSKAVSVDLKEIEERGYVVMGLDDTFAPMGFRNNAGELVGFDIDLAKEVFSRVDIEVRFQQIEWSMKETELNSGNIDLIWNGYSISDERKEKVDFTKPYLENKQIIVTLADTKIEARDDLKGKKVAVQNGSTAYDAVMAYPDLVEEFSGGELVLFDTNNEAFMDLEAGRTEAVVADEVLARYYLKGRGEEKFKVAEEDFGDEEYGIGVRKTSKELLELVENTLDEMRADGTYDKIYGSWFSQN; this is encoded by the coding sequence ATGAAATCTGAAAGAATGAGTGTAAAAGAAAGCGAGAAAAAAGAAAGGGGCTGGAAGGGAAAAAAATATGTATTCCTGATCCTACTCATGGGGATCATGCTATGGACTTCTGCATGTGGCAGTAGTAGCAAAGCTGTAAGTGTGGATCTGAAGGAGATTGAAGAAAGAGGCTACGTTGTAATGGGACTAGACGATACCTTTGCACCGATGGGATTTAGAAATAATGCAGGAGAGCTGGTAGGCTTCGATATTGATTTAGCTAAGGAAGTTTTTTCAAGGGTCGATATAGAAGTGCGGTTTCAACAAATTGAATGGTCAATGAAGGAGACAGAGCTGAATAGTGGCAACATCGATTTGATCTGGAATGGCTATTCCATTAGCGATGAGAGAAAAGAAAAAGTAGACTTTACAAAGCCGTATTTGGAGAATAAGCAGATCATCGTTACATTGGCAGATACAAAGATAGAAGCGAGGGATGATTTAAAAGGGAAAAAGGTTGCGGTTCAAAACGGATCTACCGCCTATGATGCTGTAATGGCCTATCCAGATTTGGTAGAGGAATTCAGCGGTGGAGAGCTTGTATTATTCGATACAAACAATGAGGCCTTTATGGATTTAGAAGCTGGAAGAACGGAGGCTGTTGTAGCAGATGAAGTACTGGCCAGATATTACCTTAAAGGAAGAGGAGAAGAGAAATTTAAAGTGGCAGAAGAAGATTTCGGTGACGAAGAATACGGCATCGGTGTTAGAAAAACCTCTAAAGAACTGTTGGAATTAGTAGAGAATACTTTAGATGAAATGCGAGCAGATGGAACTTACGATAAAATATACGGTAGCTGGTTTAGCCAAAACTAA
- the leuS gene encoding leucine--tRNA ligase, translated as MKQYNPKEIESKWQNIWEERGVFHASNDKDKEKFYALIEFPYPSGQGLHVGHPRPYTALDVVSRKRRLEGYNVLYPMGWDAFGLPTENYAIKNKIHPKVVTEQNVARFKKQLQGLGMSFDWSREINTTDPEYYKWTQWIFLKLFEKGLAYKKEMSINWCTSCKVGLANEEVVNGGCERCGAEVVRKQKNQWMLKITEYAERLINDLDLVDYIERVKIQQKNWIGKSEGMEVDFEITGGKKITVYTTRPDTLFGSTYMVISPEHPYIEELAAHIQNMDDLVHYREEAAKKSEFERTELVKDKTGVKIEGIEATNPATGKQIPIFISDYVMMSYGTGAIMAVPGHDTRDWEFAKKFNLPIVEVVSGGNVDEAAYTDTEEGIIVNSDFINGMQVKEAKEKISSWLEEKGLGKRKVNYKLRDWVFSRQRYWGEPIPLVHCDCCGWVPVPESQLPVLLPEVESYEPTDNGESPLANLRDWVETTCPKCGGKAERETDTMPQWAGSSWYFLRYTDPHNNEELASKENLDYWMPIDWYNGGMEHTTLHLLYSRFWHKFLYDCGVVPSCEPYQKRTSHGMILGENNEKMSKSRGNVINPDDIVTEFGADTLRLYEMFIGDFEKSVPWSQNGVKGCRRFLDRIWKLQEILVDSQEMTKELEGNIHKTIKKVTEDYETLKFNTAVASMMALINDFYDHGTVTKGDMKTLLTLLNPVAPHITEELWEVLGFEGHIYGTTWPIWDEAKTIDSVVEIPIQINGKVKGQMVISVDFTADQVKEQFRNDERLMALVEGKSIVKEIYVPGKIYNIVVK; from the coding sequence ATGAAGCAATACAATCCAAAAGAAATTGAAAGCAAATGGCAGAATATTTGGGAAGAAAGAGGTGTATTCCACGCTTCAAACGATAAAGACAAGGAGAAGTTCTATGCCTTAATCGAATTTCCCTACCCATCTGGACAGGGACTACACGTAGGGCATCCACGCCCATATACGGCATTGGATGTGGTTTCTAGAAAAAGAAGATTAGAGGGCTACAATGTTCTATATCCAATGGGATGGGACGCTTTCGGTCTTCCAACAGAAAACTATGCGATTAAAAACAAAATACATCCGAAAGTTGTTACGGAGCAAAATGTTGCCCGATTCAAAAAACAGCTACAAGGACTGGGAATGTCCTTCGATTGGTCGAGAGAAATCAATACCACAGATCCAGAGTACTATAAATGGACCCAGTGGATTTTCCTAAAGCTTTTTGAAAAAGGTTTGGCTTATAAGAAGGAAATGTCCATCAACTGGTGTACCAGCTGTAAGGTTGGTCTTGCAAATGAAGAAGTTGTCAATGGTGGTTGCGAGCGATGCGGAGCTGAAGTCGTTCGAAAGCAAAAAAACCAATGGATGCTAAAGATTACAGAATACGCCGAAAGATTGATTAACGACTTAGATCTTGTGGACTATATCGAACGAGTAAAGATACAACAGAAAAACTGGATTGGTAAATCTGAAGGAATGGAAGTGGACTTTGAAATTACCGGTGGTAAGAAAATAACTGTCTATACCACAAGACCGGACACGCTATTTGGTTCAACTTATATGGTAATCTCTCCAGAGCATCCATATATAGAAGAACTTGCAGCTCATATTCAAAACATGGACGATCTGGTTCATTATAGAGAAGAAGCTGCTAAAAAATCTGAGTTCGAAAGAACGGAACTGGTGAAAGATAAGACTGGTGTGAAAATAGAGGGCATTGAGGCTACAAATCCAGCTACTGGAAAGCAAATCCCTATTTTTATATCCGACTATGTAATGATGTCTTACGGAACGGGGGCCATCATGGCGGTACCAGGTCATGATACAAGGGACTGGGAATTTGCGAAGAAGTTCAATCTTCCAATTGTAGAAGTGGTTTCAGGTGGAAATGTAGATGAGGCGGCATATACAGATACAGAAGAAGGGATCATCGTTAATTCAGACTTTATCAATGGCATGCAAGTAAAAGAAGCGAAAGAAAAAATCAGTAGCTGGTTAGAAGAAAAAGGCTTAGGAAAGCGTAAGGTGAACTACAAGCTTCGTGACTGGGTATTCTCTCGTCAAAGATATTGGGGAGAGCCGATTCCACTGGTTCATTGTGACTGCTGCGGATGGGTTCCAGTACCAGAAAGCCAGCTTCCAGTACTTCTTCCAGAGGTAGAAAGCTATGAACCTACAGATAATGGTGAATCGCCTCTTGCAAACCTTCGGGATTGGGTTGAAACAACTTGTCCGAAATGTGGTGGAAAAGCGGAGCGAGAAACGGATACAATGCCTCAATGGGCAGGATCCTCTTGGTATTTCTTAAGATATACAGATCCACATAATAATGAGGAACTGGCAAGCAAAGAAAACCTAGATTACTGGATGCCAATCGATTGGTATAATGGAGGTATGGAGCATACCACACTTCATTTACTATATTCAAGATTCTGGCATAAGTTCTTATATGATTGTGGTGTTGTACCGAGCTGTGAGCCTTACCAAAAGCGTACATCCCACGGAATGATCCTAGGAGAAAATAACGAGAAGATGTCCAAGTCTAGAGGGAATGTAATCAATCCAGATGATATCGTTACAGAATTTGGCGCAGACACTTTAAGACTATATGAAATGTTCATCGGCGACTTTGAAAAAAGTGTACCTTGGTCACAAAATGGTGTAAAGGGCTGTAGAAGATTCCTAGATCGAATATGGAAGCTTCAAGAAATACTGGTCGACAGCCAAGAGATGACAAAGGAGCTAGAAGGAAATATCCACAAAACCATTAAGAAGGTTACAGAGGACTATGAAACATTGAAGTTTAATACAGCTGTTGCCAGTATGATGGCGCTGATTAATGATTTTTATGATCACGGTACGGTAACGAAGGGTGATATGAAGACCTTGCTGACACTTTTAAACCCAGTAGCGCCTCATATTACAGAAGAGCTTTGGGAGGTTCTAGGCTTTGAAGGGCATATCTACGGAACCACATGGCCGATTTGGGATGAAGCTAAAACCATAGACAGCGTTGTAGAGATTCCAATCCAAATCAATGGAAAGGTAAAAGGGCAAATGGTGATTTCTGTAGATTTTACTGCCGACCAAGTAAAGGAGCAGTTTAGAAACGATGAAAGATTAATGGCTCTAGTAGAAGGAAAGAGCATTGTGAAAGAAATTTATGTGCCAGGTAAAATTTACAATATCGTAGTGAAATAA
- a CDS encoding amino acid ABC transporter ATP-binding protein translates to MSLRIRNLYKKFDGNTVLEDVSLQVNQGEIVTIIGPSGAGKTTLLRCINHLEQCDGGTIEIGSQYLCKDSKAGAVYCSKGELAAIRKKIGYVFQSFHLFPHLSVLENLMAALIQVNGMKRETAEKKAMDLLVQLDLGEKARMYPYQLSGGQQQRVAIARACALEPMVMCFDEPTSALDPEMRGGIVNIIQGLATQKMAILIITHDMVFAKAVSHRIIFLENGRLMAEGKREHQFKDLDNERLLHYVNVE, encoded by the coding sequence ATGAGTTTAAGGATTAGAAATCTATATAAAAAATTTGATGGCAATACGGTGCTAGAGGATGTTTCCCTTCAGGTAAACCAAGGAGAAATCGTAACGATTATTGGGCCCTCTGGTGCTGGGAAAACAACGCTTTTACGGTGCATTAACCATCTAGAGCAATGTGACGGAGGAACCATTGAAATTGGCAGCCAATATTTATGCAAAGACAGTAAAGCAGGAGCAGTGTATTGCAGTAAAGGGGAGCTGGCAGCCATAAGAAAAAAAATTGGATATGTATTTCAAAGCTTCCATCTCTTCCCTCACCTGTCGGTCCTGGAGAATCTTATGGCGGCTCTGATTCAGGTAAATGGAATGAAGCGAGAAACCGCAGAAAAAAAAGCCATGGATCTTTTAGTTCAGCTGGATTTAGGGGAGAAGGCAAGGATGTATCCCTACCAGCTATCCGGTGGGCAACAACAAAGGGTGGCCATTGCGAGAGCCTGTGCATTGGAGCCCATGGTAATGTGTTTTGATGAGCCCACATCGGCTTTAGATCCAGAGATGAGGGGCGGGATCGTAAATATTATTCAGGGTTTAGCCACACAAAAAATGGCAATCCTTATAATAACTCATGATATGGTATTTGCAAAAGCAGTTTCCCATAGAATAATTTTTCTAGAAAACGGACGGCTGATGGCGGAAGGGAAGCGGGAGCACCAGTTTAAGGATCTGGATAATGAAAGACTTCTCCACTACGTGAATGTGGAGTGA
- the rho gene encoding transcription termination factor Rho, which produces MSNQELEQMKLQELKEKAKDLGVKNLSKYKKNELIELIENAQTRGVSMEIEESPTYIDVEENSMECNKPVEEAPQERKIKGLPDHLTEEIPVGEEVNIAEGILEAHTDGYGFLRRENFLSSDGDIYISPSQIRRFNMRTGDKITGITRPPKSGEKFKALLYVKAINGLNPESATRRPNFEDLTPIYPKERINLEVNSHGLSTRLIDLIAPIGKGQRGLIVAPPKAGKTVLLKTVANSIARNYPDIEIIVLLIDERPEEVTDMQRSINAEVAYSTFDELPSHHIKVAEMVLNRAQRLVEHGKDVVILLDSITRLARAYNLTIPPTGRTLSGGLDPGALHKPKRFFGAARKLEEGGSLTIIATALVETGSRMDDVIFEEFKGTGNMELHLDRKLSEKRIFPAVDINKSGTRREDLLLSQGEMEAIWSIRRAMGNSSVQDVTENIINSLVETKNNREFIELLKKRI; this is translated from the coding sequence TTGAGTAATCAAGAATTAGAGCAAATGAAATTGCAGGAGCTCAAAGAAAAAGCAAAGGACCTAGGGGTTAAAAACCTGTCGAAATATAAAAAAAATGAGCTGATTGAGCTGATAGAGAATGCCCAGACAAGGGGAGTGTCAATGGAAATAGAAGAAAGTCCCACCTACATAGATGTAGAAGAAAATTCAATGGAATGTAATAAGCCTGTAGAGGAAGCTCCACAGGAAAGAAAAATTAAAGGTTTACCCGATCATTTAACCGAAGAAATTCCAGTAGGCGAAGAAGTGAATATTGCAGAAGGAATACTGGAAGCCCATACAGATGGATACGGATTTTTGCGTAGAGAGAATTTCCTATCCAGCGATGGTGATATCTATATTTCTCCTTCCCAGATTAGAAGATTTAATATGCGAACTGGCGATAAAATTACAGGTATTACGAGACCGCCAAAAAGTGGTGAAAAGTTTAAAGCCCTTCTTTACGTAAAAGCCATCAATGGACTAAATCCAGAATCTGCTACAAGACGCCCTAATTTTGAAGATCTCACACCTATTTACCCAAAGGAAAGAATCAATTTAGAAGTAAATTCACATGGATTGTCTACTAGATTAATAGATCTGATTGCACCCATTGGTAAGGGGCAAAGAGGTTTGATTGTTGCGCCGCCAAAGGCAGGAAAAACGGTTTTATTAAAGACCGTTGCCAACAGTATCGCTCGAAATTATCCAGATATTGAGATTATCGTTCTGCTAATAGACGAAAGACCGGAAGAGGTAACGGATATGCAGCGCTCGATCAATGCTGAAGTCGCATATTCAACCTTTGATGAGCTTCCAAGCCACCATATTAAAGTAGCAGAAATGGTATTAAACCGTGCACAAAGATTGGTAGAGCACGGGAAGGACGTTGTTATTTTATTAGATAGTATCACGAGACTGGCTAGGGCCTATAACCTTACAATTCCTCCTACAGGAAGAACACTTTCTGGTGGTTTGGACCCTGGAGCACTTCACAAGCCAAAGCGTTTTTTTGGAGCTGCTAGAAAGCTTGAAGAAGGCGGCAGTCTGACCATTATTGCTACAGCATTGGTGGAAACGGGCAGTCGTATGGACGACGTTATATTTGAGGAGTTTAAGGGTACTGGAAATATGGAACTGCATTTAGATCGAAAGTTATCTGAAAAGCGTATATTCCCAGCAGTGGATATTAATAAGTCCGGTACGAGAAGAGAAGATTTACTTCTGAGCCAAGGGGAGATGGAAGCGATTTGGAGTATTCGAAGAGCTATGGGAAATAGTTCGGTACAGGATGTTACTGAAAATATCATTAATTCCTTGGTGGAAACAAAGAATAATAGAGAGTTTATAGAGCTACTGAAAAAACGCATATAG
- a CDS encoding ATP-binding protein, whose amino-acid sequence MIRPYFHRKYPWMMLIDGIFIFLLEFYSKFLVNYFIHFLYVLNILEAGIVLDCRKWSNIASVVFALVCLRKFFYALYTMPNPKTIAEFSFNFLALAFIITLINYGKVQSLGKIQQELLYQELLKAYDKLKEYSQIREEAVVLYRIFQESLTNAIRHGRCSKIEIQCKIDHGNLYFHIRDNGIGSTHKIGGGFKL is encoded by the coding sequence ATGATTCGACCGTATTTTCATCGAAAATACCCATGGATGATGTTGATTGATGGGATTTTTATATTTTTGCTGGAGTTCTATTCTAAATTTTTAGTGAACTATTTCATCCATTTCTTATATGTACTCAATATATTGGAAGCTGGTATTGTGTTGGATTGTAGAAAATGGAGCAATATAGCTTCCGTAGTATTTGCTCTTGTATGTCTTAGAAAATTTTTCTATGCACTGTATACCATGCCAAACCCTAAAACCATTGCAGAATTTTCTTTTAATTTTTTGGCCCTAGCATTTATCATTACCCTAATAAACTATGGCAAGGTACAATCTTTAGGAAAAATACAGCAGGAGCTGTTATATCAGGAGCTTTTAAAAGCATATGATAAACTGAAGGAGTACAGCCAGATCAGAGAGGAAGCCGTTGTGCTCTACCGAATTTTTCAAGAATCCTTAACCAATGCCATACGCCATGGAAGGTGTAGTAAAATTGAAATTCAATGCAAAATAGACCATGGGAATTTATACTTTCATATTAGAGATAATGGGATCGGCTCTACCCATAAAATAGGAGGAGGTTTTAAGCTATGA